The Thermodesulfobacteriota bacterium nucleotide sequence TCCCCCGAGGTCATGGAGATCTTTTTGGCACATTCCTGGCCAGGCAACGTAAGGGAGCTGGAGAATGTCATCGAGCATGCGGTCATCATCGCCAAAAAGGAGGTCATCACACCGAAGGATCTCCCGAGGAATTTACTGCAACACTCGATTGATAGCGGAGAGCCTGTTACCCTTGAGGATTTTGAAAAAAACCTGATCCTGAAGACGTTGAAAGAGATGGGCTGGAATAAACATAAAGCTGCGAAAAAATTGAATATTACCCGATCCACCCTCTACGGCAAGATAAGAAAGTATGGGCTTTTAAAAGATGGAAACTGAACCAGGGGTGTCTAAAATTAGACAATAATTTAACTAATTGATTTTTAAAAATTAATTTAATGTTAAGACGGCTTTGGCATGATTTTGTGTCCGAAATTAAACAGGGCCATATTTTTACAGCCAAACCCTGAGGTTTTGGCCTCCCCGATATGTTTCTGGATGGTCAATGAATGGAACATCTCTGGATTTCGATCCCCTTAGAAGAGGAGGGATTTAGCTTTTTAATTTATTGAATTTATTAAAAATTTAACCTAAACGTCAAAAGTCATTCCGAACCCACCCTTTTTCCTGCCCGATCGGATAAATCGTTTCTGTTCGGATAAGCGCTCCTTACCTGAAAAAATTTGTTAAACTTTTTGGTATGTTTATTGCTAATTTTTCTTTTTTGAAGGAGGCAAACATGAAGTGCATGCGTTGCGGTGGCGTCATGGTCTACGAGAAGTTCTTCGGTATCTCCGAGGACTTCTTCGGTTGGAGATGCATCTTCTGTGGCGAGATCGTGGATAACGTTATCATCGAAAATCGCCGCGAGCAGAGGAAACGTTAGCTCCCTCTTTAGAGGATATTTCAAAAAAAATCGCTCTAAAGTGGGGGTAAACGGTGAAAGGGAAGGTCTGCATCGTCGATCATGATTTGGCCAATAGAGGGTTTTTAAGGGAATGTCTCGAAAGGGATGGTTATGAAGTTTTGGTTTTGGAAAGCGGCTCCCAGGTAAAGACCCTTTTAACACAAGAGCCCCTCAAGGTCTTCATTCTCAACATAGATACCCCTGGTGTGCGTGAAAAGGCGCTCCTGCTCGACCTGAAAAAACTAAGGCAGGTCAGAACGCTTCTGATCGTTTCAGAAAGGGGAGATCCGTTTCTCAAAGAGGCCATCGATCTGGGGGTTTATGGCTTTATCTATAAGCCCTTTGATCCGATGGAGATCTGCACCATGGTCAGTCACCTCCTCAAGTAAAGGATTGCCTCTGCAATGGGAAGAGAACAGGCAAGTCCCTCCTCTTGGGAAGCGTTGTGGCGGGAGGTGCCGGAATTCCCCGGGACCCAGGCGCTTGGTTTCGAGCACAAACCCCTCCTGACCCACCTCTTTCGTACCTACCCCCCTCTCATCTCTGAATTTACCTTCACCAACCTTTTCATCTGGCGGCAGGCCTACCGGATTCAACTCTCCCGCTACAGAGGGTTTCTCTGCCTCCTCGCCGAGAAAGGAGGTTCCTCTTTTTTCTTCCCCCCCATCGGAGAGGGGGATCTGGTCGATTGCTGCCGAATGCTGCTGCGGACGATGGCGGGGCAAGGGAGGGTGGCCCAAATCGCCCGCGTCCCTGAGAAGACGCTTTCCCTTTTCGATTGGGAGGCCGAGGGTTTCGCCCTCGAATATGATCGAGACAACTCGGATTATGTTTACTCTGTGGAGGACCTGGTCTACCTGCGGGGGAGGAAGTATCACCGGAAAAGAAACCATATCAAGCGCTTTAAAGAACAGTACCCTCATCAATATGTCCCTCTGACCCCTGATCTGATCTCGCAATGTCTGGACCTTCAGGCAAGCTGGTGTGACCTCAAACATTGCGAGGCCGATCCGGGTCTGAGCCAGGAATTCCTTGCGATCAAGGAGGCCTTGGCCCATTTTGAGGCCTTGGAGATCCAAGGCGGAGCGATCCTGATCGACGGGAAGGTCGAGGCCTTCACCTTAGGCGAGCCCCTCAACCCGGACACGGTCGTCATCCACATCGAGAAGGCCAACCCCGCCTTTGACGGGCTCTACCCCGCCCTCAACCAGGCGTTTTTAGAGCACCAATGGACCTCCTTCACCTACGTCAACCGGGAACAGGATTTAGGGGAGGAGGGGTTGAGAAGGGCCAAGGAATCCTATTTCCCTCATCATATGGTTCATAAGTATTCCCTGTCGCTGAAAGGGTAAACAGGCAGAAGGATTGAAAGGAGATCTCCATGGAGAAGAAACGGATCAAAGTCAAAACCTTTACGACGGAATTGAGGATATTCAAGACGATCAAAGAGATAAAGGCCTTGGATGAGGAGGTCAACCGGTTTCTCGAAAAGAACCGGATCAAGAATGTCATCTCCGTCAGTGACACGACCACCACGGACAACACCGGCGCCACCATCGGGCTGATACGGGTCTTGACCTACGAAGCCTGATCCTCCCTCCCAATGGGCTGACGAAAAAAGCAAAGAAAGTTTTTTAAAAACATGTTAAAATTTCGTCTAACCCCGTTTCGACGAAAAGGGAGATGTTCGATGGATCGTCTGGAAACGCTTCAAGGGAGGAAATGGCGATGACCCGGTGGGAATATGAGATCACCCTCCACCAAATCCCCGAAACCCCTCAAGCTAGCCAAGAACAGGTCATCCAATGCGACCAGGACGGTCTGTGTTTCGTCCACGACACCTTCCGGTCCGGCATCCAATGGCTTGAGACCCTATTCAAAAAGAGGGGCGAGGAGGGATGGGAGCTGGTGCAATCCGGTTACCACCGGCGAGAACTCCTGTGCATATGGAAGAAACCCCGCAATCCCGCGAAGGCGGATTGAAGGCGTTCATCCTCTCCCGTCTCGAAGCGGAGGGGCCTGTCCCTTTTGCTCAATTCATGGAATGGTGTCTATATCACCCCCAATATGGATATTACCGGTCAGGCCAGGTCAGAGCGGGGAAGGGGGGGGATTATTATACAGCCCCCTGTGTCCATCCCCTTTTCGGAGGAATGGTTGCAAGACAGCTCTCCCAGATGGCCGATGGGATGGGCCAGGGACCTTTTGAGGTACTCGAGATCGGAGGGGGCAGGGGGTTTCTCTGTCTGGATATCTTAACGTGGGCCCGGGAGAAGATTCCGGAGTTCTTCCGTCGTCTTCGCTATCTTCTCCTTGAAACGAATTCCCATCTCATAGAGGAGCAGCGGGATCGCCTCTCCTCTTTTGAAAAAGAGGGGCGGGTCGCTTGGATCGATCCCGAAACTTTCGAAAAGGGAGTCCATCGCCTCACCGGCTGCGTGCTCTCCAACGAACTGATAGACGCCTTTCCGGTTCATCGAGTGGTGATGGAGGGGGGCCGCTTGAAAGAGATTTACGTCACCCAAGATCGAGGCGAATTGAAGGAAGTGTTGGGCGAACCCTCTGACCCGGCCCTCCTGACCTACTTTGATTCCTTAGGGATTCGTCTGCCGGAGGGGTATCGGACGGAGGTCAATCTCAGGGCGCTCCGCTGGATGGAGAACGTCGGCCGGTTTCTCGATAGGGGCTTCGTCCTGACGATCGATTATGGTTACTTGGCGGAAGAACGCTATGCCCCCCATCGCTGTCACGGGACGCTGCTCGGTTACTTTCGACATCGAACTTCGTCCAATCCTTACCAGCATCTGGGGGAACAGGATCTCACCTCCCATGTCAATTTTACCGACCTCATCCGAAAGGGAGAGGAGGTGGGCCTCCGTTTCCTCGGCCTCGTCCCGCAATACCGGTTTCTCATCGCCCTCGGCATACTCCAGGAAGCCGACTTCCTCGGACAGGATCTCTCGAATCTGGAGGGATTGAAGATGAGGCTCTCCCTGATGCATTTGATCGAACCTGAAGCAGGGATGGGGGAGAGTTATCAGGTGTTGATCCAGGGGAAGGGGGTGGGGCAACCCCACCTCGATGGATTGAGAGACCTCGAGACCATTCCCTGGCCGGATTTGTCTCCAGATGTCCCCCTTCGCTCCCCAAAGCCGATCACGCCAGAAAGGGGTTCCCCGTGAAGGTCCTGGGAATCTTCGGAAGTCCGAGAAGGGGAGGGAATACCGAGCTCCTGCTGGAGGAGACCTTGAAGGCCGCGGAAGGAGAAGGGGCGGAGGTGGATCGTCTCTATATCGTCGACTATGTCATCACCCCCTGTACGGAGTGTCACGGATGCGATGAAACCGGCCATTGCGTCATCCTGGACGACATGGAGAAGATCTATCCCAGACTGATCGATTCGGATGTCATCGTCCTGGCTTCGCCCATCTTCTTTTACGGGGTGACGGCCTGGGTCAAGGCCCTGATCGACCGCTCCCAGGCCCTCTGGGCGAGGAAGTATCTCACCCAAGATCCGGGCCTCGGGAAGGAGGGAAGGAGGAGGAAGGGGTTTTTCATCTCCGTGGGTGCAACCAAAGGGAAGAGGGTTTTCGAGGGGGCCATCCTCACAGTTAAATATTTCTTCGATACCTTCAATGCGGAGTATGCAGGGGAGCTTCTCTTTCGAGGGGTTGACGGAAAAGGCGAGATCCTCAAATACCCCGAAGCCCTTCAGCAGGCCTTTGAAGCCGGAAGGCGTCTGGTCCGAGATCGATGAAGCCTCGTCTCAATGTCCTTTGGAATGAAGATTACTGCAAACGCTGTATCCTCTGCGTGGAGGTCTGTCCTGTCGGCGTCCTCTCTCTGGAACGGGATGAGATCGTCGAGAAACCGGGATGTATCCGGTGCTATCAGTGCGAACGCTATTGTCCCGACATCGCCATCGAGGTGATGGAAGAGGCAAGATGAGACAACTCCTTTCAGGAAATGACGGGATCTTCCGGGGAGCCCTCCGGGCAGGGGCGACCTACTTCGCGGGCTACCCGATCACGCCCACCTCCGAGATCCTCCAACAGGCGGCCCTTCGGGCCGAGGAGGATCCGGAATTTAAGTTCTTTCAGGCAGAGGACGAGATCGCCGCCGCCATTGCCACCATCTCAGCCTCTCTTGCAGGCGCCAAGTCCTTCACGGCCACCTCGGGACCCGGATTTTCTCTCATGCAGGAGGCGATTGGATGGGGCCATGCAGTGGAGGCGCCCTGCGTCATTGTCAATTCGATGAGGGTGGGGCCGTCGACGGGAATGCCCACCCAGCCGGCCCAGTCCGACCTGCTCCAGATCAAAGGGGGGAGCGCCGGAGACTATTACCCGATCGCCTTTTATCCCAATTCCGTTGAAGAGGCCTTCAGACTGACGGTCATCGCCTTCAATGCCGCAGAGGAGTCCCTCTCTCCGGTGGTCCTTCTTTCCGATGCCTTCCTGTCCCATCTTTATGAGGTTGTGGATCTGGAGGCCATCGAGATCGAAGTGGCTTCCCGTAGGAAAGAACCCCTGGGCCGGGGCCAGAGGCTCTTTACCGGAACGGCTCACGACCGGATGGGAAACGTGAAGACGAACGACCCAGAGGCCTACCGGGATTGGCTGGGTGATCTGAAGGCAAGACATCTCAAGGTCGCCGAAAAGTATCCCCTCTTCGAATACCTACCCCGTCAGGATTCGGATACCTTGCTCATCGCCTTCGGGATCACCTCGAGGATCCTCTCCCCCTTGAAAGAACGCTTCTCCCTCTTCAGACCGGTTCGAATCTATCCCGTCCTGGAAAAGGAATTGAGGGAGGTGACCGAACCTTACCGACACGTCATCGTCATCGAAGGCAACGATGGACAGTATGCCTCCTGGGTGGAATGGGCCACCGGTCGGAGGGTGATGCGGGTTGCGTGCCTGGGAGGGGGGTTCAGACTTCGTTGGATCACCGCTCAGATCGAGGAGCGATTGAAGGGAAGATGATCGATCGGTCTTATAAAGAGCTTCTGAAATTGAGACGGTTTCCCCATACCTGGTGTCCGGGGTGCGGGATCGGCGCGGTTTTGAAGAACGTCGCGATGGGCTTGAAAGAGCTGGGCTGGGACCATCGAAATACGGTGGTGGTCTCCGGGATCGGATGTTCGGGGAGGATGGGCGGGTATATGAACCTCGATGCGGTCCATACGCCCCATGGAAGGGCCCTCATCGCTGCGGAGGCCATCAAAAGGGTCCGGCCCGATCTGAACGTCATCGTGCTTTCGGGAGATGGTGACCTTGCCAGCATCGGCGGAAATCATCTCCTCCATGTGTCAAGGAGAAATCCGAATATCACCGTCTTCTGCAACGACAACGAGATCTATGGGTTGACGGGCGGCCAGGCCGGGCCCACCACCCCCAGAGGGACGAAGACCATCACCTCCCCCCGTGGAGAACCCTTCTCCCCCCTCCGCCTGAATCGCCTCCTGACAAGCCAGGCCCCCTATTTCTATGCCAGGACCACCGTCTATCATCTCAACCATTTCAAGACCTGCATCCGGGAAGCCTTGCTCTGGGAGGGATTTAGCTTCGTCGACATCATCAGCGACTGCATCGAACTCAACGGAAGGAGACTGGGATTCAAAACGGCCTTTCAGATGTTTAAATGGTTCGAAGAACGGTTCCACATCGTCGAAGGGGCGAGAGATCGCTTGGGAGACGACGAGCTCGGGATCGCCAAAAAGGCGAGGGAGGTCGAGGCCGAGGTAAAGCCCGAGGAAAAGGTGGAGGAAAGAAAGGAGATTCCGGAAAAGGACCTTAGGGGATTTAGCTTAGAGGAACTCCGGGAGTTCGATGGAACCCAGGGAAGGCCCATCTATGTCGGTTATAAGGGAAAGGTCTACGATCTTTCATCGAGTCCCCTTTTTCAGGGGGAGAAGAGGATGCGGTGCCACCTCGCGGGTCAGGACCTGACCCACGAGATCGACCTTGCGCCCCATGGGGAGGAGCTGATTTTCAGATTTCCTGTTGTCGGGAGGCTGAAAGAGGGATAAGTCGAGGCCAAACAATACCCCCCCGCTCTCCCTCTTCAATAACGAGGGGCTCGGGAGGTTGTGATCTTTGGGGTATTGGAAGACAAGAAGAGCGAAGTCTCAGGAAGGTTGAAGGGAAGACGGGAATGAAACGGATCGTTTTTGCAGGCATCGGCGGTCAATCGGTCAGGGTCATCTCCCATGTCTTGGCCATGGCCCTGAAGGAATTGGGTTATGAGGTGGCCCTCCTCTACGACTACGACTCCTCCATCCGGAACCAGAGGATCTCGGCCTACCTCACCTATGACCGGAAACCGATCGAAAATCCGTTGATCGAGGAGGCGGACATCCTCATTCGCCTCCACCAGAGGGGGGACCAACTCATCGCCCAGAAGACGATCTGCGACACGGGACTCTGTTCGGATGAAGAAATCCCCTTCGGAATGATGGGGATCGAAAAATTCGGCCAGGCCATTTTCGGCAACATGATCGCCCTGGGGCGTCTCTTCCGGTTGATCGAACTCGACATCAGCCACATCGAACTCGAGAAACTTCTGCCTCGTTCGTACGTGAAGGAGAACTTGAAGGCCATCCAAATGGGTTATGACCTCAACCTGTATGAAGATTGATTGTCTCATCCGGAGAAAAAGGGGTGAGGGGGAAGAAAGGAGGTGATCCGCGTGACCCAATGGCAATGTACCAATTGCGGCTATACCTTCGGAGCCGAGACCA carries:
- a CDS encoding response regulator, whose amino-acid sequence is MKGKVCIVDHDLANRGFLRECLERDGYEVLVLESGSQVKTLLTQEPLKVFILNIDTPGVREKALLLDLKKLRQVRTLLIVSERGDPFLKEAIDLGVYGFIYKPFDPMEICTMVSHLLK
- a CDS encoding phosphatidylglycerol lysyltransferase domain-containing protein codes for the protein MGREQASPSSWEALWREVPEFPGTQALGFEHKPLLTHLFRTYPPLISEFTFTNLFIWRQAYRIQLSRYRGFLCLLAEKGGSSFFFPPIGEGDLVDCCRMLLRTMAGQGRVAQIARVPEKTLSLFDWEAEGFALEYDRDNSDYVYSVEDLVYLRGRKYHRKRNHIKRFKEQYPHQYVPLTPDLISQCLDLQASWCDLKHCEADPGLSQEFLAIKEALAHFEALEIQGGAILIDGKVEAFTLGEPLNPDTVVIHIEKANPAFDGLYPALNQAFLEHQWTSFTYVNREQDLGEEGLRRAKESYFPHHMVHKYSLSLKG
- a CDS encoding SAM-dependent methyltransferase, with the translated sequence MKAFILSRLEAEGPVPFAQFMEWCLYHPQYGYYRSGQVRAGKGGDYYTAPCVHPLFGGMVARQLSQMADGMGQGPFEVLEIGGGRGFLCLDILTWAREKIPEFFRRLRYLLLETNSHLIEEQRDRLSSFEKEGRVAWIDPETFEKGVHRLTGCVLSNELIDAFPVHRVVMEGGRLKEIYVTQDRGELKEVLGEPSDPALLTYFDSLGIRLPEGYRTEVNLRALRWMENVGRFLDRGFVLTIDYGYLAEERYAPHRCHGTLLGYFRHRTSSNPYQHLGEQDLTSHVNFTDLIRKGEEVGLRFLGLVPQYRFLIALGILQEADFLGQDLSNLEGLKMRLSLMHLIEPEAGMGESYQVLIQGKGVGQPHLDGLRDLETIPWPDLSPDVPLRSPKPITPERGSP
- a CDS encoding flavodoxin family protein, which translates into the protein MKVLGIFGSPRRGGNTELLLEETLKAAEGEGAEVDRLYIVDYVITPCTECHGCDETGHCVILDDMEKIYPRLIDSDVIVLASPIFFYGVTAWVKALIDRSQALWARKYLTQDPGLGKEGRRRKGFFISVGATKGKRVFEGAILTVKYFFDTFNAEYAGELLFRGVDGKGEILKYPEALQQAFEAGRRLVRDR
- a CDS encoding 4Fe-4S binding protein, which produces MKPRLNVLWNEDYCKRCILCVEVCPVGVLSLERDEIVEKPGCIRCYQCERYCPDIAIEVMEEAR
- a CDS encoding 2-oxoacid:acceptor oxidoreductase subunit alpha, coding for MRQLLSGNDGIFRGALRAGATYFAGYPITPTSEILQQAALRAEEDPEFKFFQAEDEIAAAIATISASLAGAKSFTATSGPGFSLMQEAIGWGHAVEAPCVIVNSMRVGPSTGMPTQPAQSDLLQIKGGSAGDYYPIAFYPNSVEEAFRLTVIAFNAAEESLSPVVLLSDAFLSHLYEVVDLEAIEIEVASRRKEPLGRGQRLFTGTAHDRMGNVKTNDPEAYRDWLGDLKARHLKVAEKYPLFEYLPRQDSDTLLIAFGITSRILSPLKERFSLFRPVRIYPVLEKELREVTEPYRHVIVIEGNDGQYASWVEWATGRRVMRVACLGGGFRLRWITAQIEERLKGR
- a CDS encoding thiamine pyrophosphate-dependent enzyme yields the protein MIDRSYKELLKLRRFPHTWCPGCGIGAVLKNVAMGLKELGWDHRNTVVVSGIGCSGRMGGYMNLDAVHTPHGRALIAAEAIKRVRPDLNVIVLSGDGDLASIGGNHLLHVSRRNPNITVFCNDNEIYGLTGGQAGPTTPRGTKTITSPRGEPFSPLRLNRLLTSQAPYFYARTTVYHLNHFKTCIREALLWEGFSFVDIISDCIELNGRRLGFKTAFQMFKWFEERFHIVEGARDRLGDDELGIAKKAREVEAEVKPEEKVEERKEIPEKDLRGFSLEELREFDGTQGRPIYVGYKGKVYDLSSSPLFQGEKRMRCHLAGQDLTHEIDLAPHGEELIFRFPVVGRLKEG
- a CDS encoding 2-oxoacid:acceptor oxidoreductase family protein produces the protein MKRIVFAGIGGQSVRVISHVLAMALKELGYEVALLYDYDSSIRNQRISAYLTYDRKPIENPLIEEADILIRLHQRGDQLIAQKTICDTGLCSDEEIPFGMMGIEKFGQAIFGNMIALGRLFRLIELDISHIELEKLLPRSYVKENLKAIQMGYDLNLYED